One Synechococcus sp. JA-2-3B'a(2-13) genomic window carries:
- a CDS encoding ArnT family glycosyltransferase — translation MPSFLGRLKGSLGMGLLAGLWLWVGQGIPYLFDWDELIYASLARQMLASGDPFSLAINGEPFFEKPPLFFWLQALSMAVLGMNEGAARLPNAFAGGITVALLVGWGSHLRGVGFGCLWGILLLTGYLPLFFYKTGLIDPLLNLGMGVGLGSLWAAEEAWRAGYSGRRWRAVGALALGLAVLAKGPVGLVLPLAIWILYKLWQRDPPLRWGESLVFLSLAVTVPLTWLALEGVQRGPEWVEEFGRYQWRILTSSDGHPGPVYFHLLAFALGCFPWGALALAEILQPIPRSVGSVDLTRRAESLLLVAFGVVLALFSLLVQTKLVHYTSLLYPIGAYFAALRLQRLVAEKRGPSFWESAWILLSGLFWLALWLLLPWLGSQDPAGLVQAWVFAGIPDDFSSSLVLGYLQAEVEWPVLTYVPAAILLLGILLWSRGRRRAWGWTVLLLATGLSAQLAWCWVFPRLLQHTQGGAVHFFRQFATSENNAQPALSGTVGLYGFRSFVPYFYGPLQVPYAASPEELADWQAQGQAPDYLVTWDPFVAELTAPEGEQAAILGSWRVVERRSPFWLLKKTSSPP, via the coding sequence ATGCCTAGCTTTCTGGGCCGCCTCAAGGGATCCCTGGGGATGGGGCTTTTGGCCGGCCTGTGGCTGTGGGTAGGTCAGGGGATCCCCTACCTGTTCGACTGGGATGAGCTGATCTACGCCAGCTTGGCGCGGCAGATGCTGGCCAGCGGGGATCCTTTCTCGTTGGCCATCAACGGGGAGCCTTTTTTCGAGAAGCCCCCTCTCTTTTTTTGGCTGCAGGCCCTGTCCATGGCTGTTTTAGGGATGAACGAAGGGGCAGCGCGCTTGCCCAATGCTTTTGCTGGCGGGATCACGGTGGCGCTGCTGGTGGGGTGGGGATCCCATCTGCGTGGGGTGGGGTTTGGCTGCCTGTGGGGGATCCTACTGCTGACAGGCTACCTGCCCTTGTTTTTTTACAAAACTGGTCTCATCGACCCGCTACTCAACCTGGGCATGGGGGTGGGTCTGGGATCCCTTTGGGCCGCCGAGGAGGCCTGGCGGGCCGGGTACTCTGGACGCAGGTGGAGAGCGGTGGGGGCGCTGGCCCTGGGCTTGGCAGTGTTGGCCAAAGGGCCGGTGGGGCTGGTGTTGCCCCTGGCTATCTGGATCCTCTACAAGCTCTGGCAACGGGATCCTCCCCTTCGATGGGGGGAGAGCCTGGTTTTCCTCAGCCTAGCTGTGACTGTTCCCCTCACTTGGCTGGCGTTGGAGGGGGTGCAACGGGGGCCAGAATGGGTGGAAGAGTTTGGGCGCTACCAATGGCGCATCCTCACCAGCTCAGATGGGCATCCCGGCCCGGTTTATTTTCATCTGTTGGCCTTTGCCCTGGGGTGCTTTCCCTGGGGCGCTCTGGCTTTGGCCGAGATCCTGCAGCCCATCCCCAGGAGCGTGGGCTCGGTGGATTTGACTCGGCGGGCAGAATCTCTGCTGTTGGTGGCTTTTGGGGTGGTGCTGGCCCTGTTTTCGCTGCTGGTGCAAACCAAGCTGGTTCACTACACCTCGCTGCTGTACCCCATTGGGGCCTACTTTGCTGCCCTGCGCTTGCAGCGCCTGGTTGCTGAGAAAAGAGGGCCCAGTTTTTGGGAAAGTGCCTGGATCCTGCTCAGTGGCTTGTTTTGGCTGGCCCTGTGGCTGTTGCTGCCCTGGCTGGGATCCCAGGACCCCGCTGGGCTAGTCCAAGCATGGGTCTTTGCCGGCATCCCTGACGACTTTTCCAGCAGCTTGGTGCTGGGATACCTGCAGGCTGAGGTGGAGTGGCCGGTGTTGACCTACGTCCCCGCCGCGATCCTGCTGCTGGGAATTCTCCTTTGGAGTCGAGGACGGCGGCGGGCTTGGGGCTGGACAGTTTTGCTCTTGGCCACGGGACTGAGCGCCCAACTGGCCTGGTGCTGGGTCTTCCCCCGCCTGCTGCAACACACCCAGGGAGGAGCCGTCCACTTTTTCCGGCAGTTTGCCACTTCCGAAAACAACGCCCAGCCGGCTCTCTCTGGAACGGTGGGCCTGTACGGCTTTCGCTCTTTTGTACCCTATTTTTATGGCCCGCTGCAGGTTCCCTACGCCGCCAGCCCAGAAGAGCTGGCCGACTGGCAAGCCCAGGGGCAGGCGCCCGACTACCTGGTTACCTGGGATCCCTTTGTAGCTGAACTTACAGCTCCCGAGGGCGAACAGGCAGCCATTCTGGGATCTTGGCGGGTCGTCGAGCGCCGCAGTCCCTTTTGGCTGTTGAAAAAAACCTCTTCTCCTCCCTAG
- a CDS encoding CIA30 family protein, translating to MPWDLGRFWNTLTYYEALPLAEVWRRVQNGFQAVEDDFVPPSLSEPVAIQIGVVGEGLPDGLAEALRQQGVEVSHTPDWATATVILGLGDPPTAKAYLEQLRSSGQTERMLFDFRRPNPDLNRFWGILDDVVMGGVSQSQLQWGEGQLLFTGQVSTANFGGFVSTRTRNWQPPLDLSGFAGLELRLRGDGQRYKVLLRDQGGWDSPAYGYAFDTAPGEEQTVQIPFAEMVATFRARRVSAPPLNSRQIYSLQLMLSKFEADGSPNPRFRPGPFQLAVRWIGLYRREPLPQLIGVARGSLAPEWIAALQGSSSRWCGVEIPVETEGSALAAQLLRLLRSPQSVGRVVSSEAFHA from the coding sequence ATGCCTTGGGATCTGGGGCGGTTCTGGAACACGCTCACCTACTATGAGGCCCTGCCTTTGGCGGAGGTGTGGCGTCGGGTTCAAAATGGGTTCCAGGCCGTGGAGGATGATTTTGTGCCACCTTCTCTTTCCGAGCCGGTCGCTATCCAGATAGGGGTGGTGGGGGAAGGTTTGCCTGACGGGTTGGCGGAGGCCCTGCGGCAGCAGGGCGTGGAGGTGAGCCATACGCCAGATTGGGCGACAGCAACCGTGATCCTAGGTTTGGGGGATCCACCAACGGCCAAGGCTTATCTGGAGCAATTGCGCAGCAGTGGGCAAACGGAGCGGATGCTGTTCGACTTTCGCCGGCCCAACCCAGATCTGAACCGGTTTTGGGGCATTTTGGACGATGTGGTCATGGGAGGGGTGAGCCAAAGCCAGTTGCAGTGGGGGGAGGGGCAGCTTCTGTTTACAGGGCAAGTTTCCACGGCCAACTTTGGGGGGTTTGTTTCCACGCGCACCCGCAATTGGCAGCCGCCGCTGGACTTGTCGGGGTTTGCCGGTCTGGAGCTGCGCCTGCGAGGGGATGGGCAGCGGTATAAGGTCTTACTGCGGGATCAAGGCGGCTGGGACAGCCCCGCCTACGGCTATGCGTTCGACACTGCGCCGGGAGAAGAGCAGACCGTTCAGATCCCCTTTGCGGAGATGGTTGCCACGTTCCGCGCCCGCCGGGTTTCTGCTCCCCCTCTCAATAGTCGCCAGATCTACTCGCTGCAACTGATGCTAAGCAAGTTCGAGGCCGATGGCAGCCCAAACCCCCGCTTCCGGCCTGGGCCCTTTCAGCTGGCCGTGCGCTGGATTGGGCTGTATCGTCGGGAGCCTCTGCCGCAATTGATCGGGGTGGCGCGGGGATCCCTTGCCCCGGAGTGGATAGCTGCCCTGCAGGGTAGCTCCAGCCGTTGGTGTGGGGTGGAGATTCCGGTAGAGACAGAGGGATCCGCTCTGGCAGCCCAGTTGCTCCGCCTCCTGCGCTCGCCTCAGAGCGTGGGCCGGGTGGTGTCTTCAGAAGCTTTCCATGCCTAG
- a CDS encoding cysteine desulfurase produces MAVSPLSSLKLDHSFDLAAQVRSDFPILQRQVNGHPLIYFDNAATSQKPLAVMQAMDHYYRHCNANVHRGVHTLSNEATDAYEGAREKIARFVNAPSPQEIIYTRNASEAINLVAYSWGLSHLERGDEIVLSVMEHHSNLIPWQWVAQKTGAHLKFIQITPEGELDLEHYQSLLSDRTRLVAVTQVSNMLGSINPVQEMTELAHRYGAKVLLDACQSVPHMPVDVQALDCDWLAFSGHKMCGPTGIGVLYGRRELLRAMPPFLGGGEMIADVYWDHATYADIPHKFEAGTPAIAQAVGLGAAVDYLSQIGLERVHAHEQRLITHLLDGIQHIAGITVYGPKDPARRAGLVSFSVEAVHPHDLSTLLDEQGIAVRAGHHCTQPLHRYLGVQSTARASVYLYNTLAEVDRFLDVLAEAVEFFGAALS; encoded by the coding sequence ATGGCGGTATCCCCCCTTTCTTCTCTCAAGCTTGACCATTCTTTCGATCTGGCTGCCCAGGTGCGGTCAGATTTTCCGATTTTGCAGCGCCAGGTCAACGGCCACCCGCTAATCTACTTTGACAATGCCGCCACTTCTCAAAAGCCACTGGCGGTTATGCAGGCGATGGATCATTACTATCGACACTGCAACGCCAACGTGCATCGTGGGGTGCATACGCTGAGCAACGAAGCCACAGATGCCTATGAGGGGGCGCGGGAAAAGATCGCTCGGTTTGTGAACGCGCCTTCTCCTCAGGAGATCATCTACACCCGCAATGCCAGCGAAGCCATCAATCTGGTGGCCTATAGTTGGGGCTTGAGCCATCTGGAGCGGGGGGATGAGATCGTCCTCTCGGTGATGGAGCACCACAGCAACCTGATCCCGTGGCAATGGGTGGCCCAGAAGACGGGAGCCCACCTCAAGTTCATCCAGATCACGCCAGAGGGAGAGTTGGATCTGGAGCACTACCAATCTTTGCTCAGCGACCGCACCCGCTTGGTGGCGGTAACCCAGGTCTCCAACATGCTGGGATCCATCAACCCCGTTCAGGAGATGACTGAACTGGCCCATCGTTACGGAGCCAAGGTTTTGCTGGATGCTTGCCAGAGTGTGCCCCACATGCCTGTGGATGTCCAGGCGCTGGATTGCGATTGGTTGGCCTTTTCGGGGCACAAGATGTGTGGCCCAACGGGGATTGGCGTCCTCTACGGCAGGCGGGAGCTGCTGCGAGCGATGCCCCCTTTTTTGGGTGGGGGAGAGATGATCGCCGATGTGTACTGGGATCACGCCACCTATGCGGATATCCCCCACAAATTTGAAGCCGGTACGCCGGCGATTGCCCAGGCGGTGGGGTTAGGGGCAGCCGTAGATTACTTGAGCCAGATCGGTCTGGAGCGGGTTCATGCCCATGAACAAAGGTTGATTACCCACCTGTTGGACGGGATCCAGCACATAGCGGGTATTACGGTTTATGGCCCCAAGGATCCGGCGCGACGGGCAGGGCTGGTTAGCTTTTCGGTGGAGGCTGTCCATCCCCATGACCTGTCTACTTTGCTGGATGAGCAAGGCATTGCCGTTCGAGCGGGGCACCACTGCACTCAACCCCTCCATCGCTATTTGGGAGTACAATCCACTGCCCGAGCCAGTGTTTACCTGTACAACACGTTGGCGGAGGTGGATCGCTTTTTAGACGTGTTGGCAGAAGCGGTGGAGTTCTTCGGCGCTGCCCTAAGCTAG
- the psb35 gene encoding photosystem II assembly protein Psb35: MMLDNPFLPYIAVMVAGLVAAVVIGSMAFFNSKRPAGWESASRPRYVPQYGQDGDTPPEWEIGWTEKAERWNGRLAMLGFAISVVVEAIVGHSVFASALGIH, from the coding sequence ATGATGCTTGACAATCCCTTCCTCCCCTACATTGCCGTCATGGTGGCCGGGCTGGTGGCCGCTGTTGTGATTGGCTCGATGGCTTTCTTCAACTCCAAGCGCCCTGCCGGTTGGGAGAGTGCCAGTCGCCCGCGGTATGTGCCGCAGTACGGTCAAGACGGCGATACCCCGCCGGAGTGGGAGATTGGCTGGACGGAGAAGGCCGAGCGATGGAACGGACGGCTGGCCATGCTGGGGTTTGCCATCAGTGTTGTGGTAGAGGCCATAGTGGGCCACAGCGTGTTTGCCTCTGCACTGGGGATCCACTGA
- a CDS encoding response regulator transcription factor, producing MSEVESPTAPLKFLIVEDHPEVAQNNCEWLQRIAADAQCITVTNPMDAILRLQREQPDLVVADLLYGQTSGEQSAEPGLEFLRHIFENYPTLNVMAYSSEPLLLTPLVGLISKHQGGFAAVNKMERRTVFLEGAKSALNGELRMPRELRGLTKLTEREIEVLNLLCKEALTDQAIADRIHTSKKTVQNCIQRLKEKLDIFGSEDEINARVAMCMTAVQKKIIQW from the coding sequence ATGTCCGAGGTTGAAAGCCCCACTGCCCCGCTCAAGTTTTTGATCGTCGAAGATCATCCAGAGGTGGCCCAGAACAACTGTGAGTGGCTGCAACGCATTGCAGCAGATGCTCAATGTATTACGGTCACCAATCCCATGGACGCCATCCTGCGCTTGCAGCGGGAACAACCAGACTTGGTTGTAGCCGATCTGCTCTATGGTCAAACCAGCGGAGAGCAGTCTGCCGAGCCTGGCCTAGAGTTCCTGCGCCATATCTTTGAGAACTACCCCACCTTGAATGTGATGGCCTATTCCAGCGAGCCGCTGCTGCTCACTCCATTGGTGGGCCTGATCAGCAAACACCAGGGTGGGTTTGCCGCGGTCAACAAAATGGAACGGCGCACCGTGTTTCTGGAGGGGGCCAAAAGCGCCCTGAATGGAGAATTGCGCATGCCGCGGGAGTTGCGCGGTCTTACGAAGCTGACAGAACGAGAAATTGAGGTCTTGAACTTGCTCTGCAAAGAAGCCCTCACCGACCAAGCCATTGCCGATCGCATTCACACCAGCAAGAAGACCGTACAAAACTGTATCCAGAGGCTCAAAGAAAAGTTGGATATTTTCGGCTCTGAGGATGAGATCAACGCCCGCGTTGCCATGTGTATGACAGCCGTTCAGAAAAAGATTATCCAGTGGTGA
- a CDS encoding rhomboid family intramembrane serine protease → MVPLQDRNPTTRTAYVTYALVIVNILVFLYQLTLSPQELAAFFREWAVVPIELTASFRGELTSSSRPEWITLFTSQFLHGGFLHIGGNMLFLWVFGNNVEDRLGHLRYLIFYLACGALAALTQWFFDMGSPIPSLGASGAIAGVLGAYILRFPRAEILTLVPLGIFITTLYVPAWVFLGFWFIQQAFYGIASLQTPTNIGMQGGGIAYWAHAGGFVFGAILGPLMGLFSGKSPYDRQMTWQQRDRDLF, encoded by the coding sequence GTGGTACCCCTGCAAGATCGCAACCCAACCACCCGCACAGCCTATGTCACTTATGCCTTGGTGATCGTTAATATTCTAGTCTTTCTGTACCAGCTAACCCTGTCGCCACAAGAGCTGGCAGCTTTTTTCCGAGAGTGGGCAGTGGTACCGATAGAGTTGACGGCCAGTTTTCGAGGGGAGCTCACCTCTTCGTCGCGTCCGGAATGGATAACCCTATTCACCTCACAATTTCTGCATGGGGGCTTTCTCCACATTGGCGGGAACATGCTCTTTTTGTGGGTTTTCGGCAACAACGTTGAGGATCGCTTGGGCCATTTGCGCTACCTCATCTTTTACCTGGCTTGCGGAGCTTTGGCTGCATTAACGCAGTGGTTTTTCGATATGGGATCCCCCATTCCTTCACTGGGGGCAAGCGGCGCTATTGCTGGCGTATTGGGAGCCTATATTTTGCGTTTTCCACGGGCCGAGATTCTGACCCTGGTGCCCTTGGGTATTTTCATCACAACCCTCTACGTTCCGGCTTGGGTGTTCCTAGGCTTTTGGTTCATCCAGCAAGCTTTCTACGGCATTGCCAGCCTACAGACGCCTACCAATATCGGTATGCAGGGTGGGGGAATTGCTTACTGGGCCCATGCGGGCGGTTTTGTGTTTGGGGCCATTTTGGGGCCGCTGATGGGGTTGTTTTCCGGCAAAAGCCCTTATGACCGCCAAATGACTTGGCAACAACGTGACAGGGATCTGTTTTGA
- a CDS encoding Uma2 family endonuclease, with protein sequence MVSLSAKPLTLEDFLQQPETQPASEFIKGEIIQKPMPQGKHSRLQLKLGSFINEMLEPSQLGMAFPELRCTFAGYAIVPDISVIAWDRIPVDEDGTIQNLIPFCPDWMIEILSPDQNPMKLVKKILIGLDHGCQMGWVVDPEERVVFAYPAGQQPTVHEDPQEVVPTPAFAQGIQLTIATLFGWMQVQAGESHKSNRG encoded by the coding sequence ATGGTCAGTCTATCTGCCAAGCCTCTAACTCTGGAAGACTTTCTACAACAGCCGGAAACTCAGCCCGCCAGCGAGTTCATCAAAGGAGAAATTATCCAGAAGCCCATGCCACAGGGAAAACATAGCCGTCTCCAACTAAAACTGGGTAGCTTCATTAACGAGATGTTGGAGCCTTCTCAACTGGGAATGGCATTTCCAGAGCTACGCTGCACCTTTGCCGGATATGCGATTGTACCGGATATTTCTGTAATCGCCTGGGATCGGATCCCTGTGGATGAAGATGGCACCATTCAAAATCTCATCCCCTTTTGCCCGGATTGGATGATCGAGATTCTCTCTCCCGATCAAAATCCAATGAAGCTGGTCAAAAAAATCTTGATCGGCCTGGATCACGGCTGCCAAATGGGGTGGGTGGTGGATCCCGAAGAAAGGGTTGTTTTCGCCTACCCTGCCGGGCAGCAGCCGACGGTGCATGAGGATCCCCAAGAGGTGGTCCCCACTCCTGCGTTTGCCCAAGGGATCCAACTGACAATCGCAACTTTGTTCGGCTGGATGCAAGTTCAAGCTGGCGAGAGCCACAAGTCCAATAGGGGATAG
- a CDS encoding NAD(P)H-quinone oxidoreductase subunit 4, whose product MALPSLHEFPWLTTVIAYPVLAALFIPLIPAPAGDPSTRAYAQKLAERIRWFALFIAVTDLLILLAGFYVGYDPGQTGLQLLERYTWVPQVGLSWSVGADGLSMPLILLTAFITTLAILAAWPVTLKPRLFYFLMLAMYGGQIGVFAVQDMLLFFLMWELELIPVYLLLSIWGGANRLYAATKFILYTALSSLFILVAGLAMAFYGDPISFDMTDLAHKTYPLTFQLLMYGAFLIAYGVKLPIFPLHTWLPDAHGEATAPVHMLLAGILLKMGGYALMRMNAGMLPDAHLYFAPVLIVLGVVNIIFAALTSFAQRNLKRKIACSSISHMGFVLIGIGSLTEIGMSGAMLQMISHGLIGASLFFLVGATYDRTHTLELEEMGGVGLKMPKIFSMFTACSLASLALPGMSGFVAEIMVFIGMATTDAYSLPFRLVVVFLAAVGVILTPIYLLSMLRQIFFGPENKELTEHEELVDAEPREVFIIACLLIPIIGIGLYPKLVTSLYDQSTNALVALLRQELPQTGETVAQAPALYNN is encoded by the coding sequence ATGGCGCTGCCCAGCTTGCACGAGTTTCCTTGGCTGACCACGGTCATCGCTTACCCTGTGTTGGCCGCCCTATTTATTCCCCTGATCCCAGCACCGGCTGGGGATCCCAGTACCCGCGCCTACGCACAAAAGTTGGCCGAGCGGATCCGCTGGTTTGCTTTGTTCATTGCGGTCACGGATCTGCTGATTCTGCTGGCCGGCTTCTATGTCGGCTACGATCCCGGCCAGACGGGCTTGCAACTGCTGGAGCGCTACACCTGGGTACCCCAAGTGGGCTTGAGTTGGTCGGTGGGGGCTGATGGCCTCTCCATGCCCCTGATCCTGCTCACGGCGTTTATCACTACCCTAGCCATCTTGGCCGCTTGGCCGGTCACCCTCAAACCTCGCCTCTTCTACTTTTTGATGCTGGCCATGTACGGCGGGCAGATCGGGGTGTTTGCCGTGCAGGACATGTTGCTGTTTTTCCTGATGTGGGAATTGGAGCTGATCCCGGTGTACTTGCTCCTCTCCATTTGGGGTGGGGCAAACCGCCTCTATGCGGCCACCAAGTTCATCCTCTACACGGCTCTCAGCTCCCTGTTTATCCTGGTGGCAGGTCTGGCTATGGCCTTCTACGGGGATCCCATCAGCTTTGACATGACGGATCTGGCCCACAAGACCTATCCACTCACCTTCCAACTGCTGATGTATGGGGCCTTCCTCATTGCCTATGGGGTGAAGCTGCCCATTTTCCCCTTGCACACTTGGCTGCCCGATGCCCACGGCGAGGCCACTGCGCCGGTGCACATGTTGCTGGCCGGGATCCTGCTCAAGATGGGGGGCTATGCCCTGATGCGCATGAATGCGGGCATGCTGCCGGATGCTCATCTTTACTTTGCGCCGGTGCTGATCGTGTTGGGGGTGGTGAACATCATCTTTGCCGCCCTCACCTCTTTTGCCCAGCGCAACCTGAAACGGAAGATCGCCTGTTCTTCCATCAGCCACATGGGCTTCGTGCTCATCGGTATCGGATCCCTGACGGAGATCGGCATGAGCGGCGCCATGCTGCAGATGATCTCCCACGGGCTGATCGGGGCCAGCCTGTTCTTTTTGGTGGGGGCCACCTACGACCGCACCCATACGCTGGAGCTGGAAGAAATGGGCGGCGTTGGCCTGAAGATGCCCAAGATCTTCTCCATGTTCACCGCCTGCTCCCTGGCTTCGCTAGCCCTACCCGGCATGAGCGGCTTTGTGGCCGAGATCATGGTGTTTATCGGCATGGCCACCACCGATGCCTACTCTCTCCCCTTCCGGTTGGTGGTGGTTTTCCTGGCAGCAGTTGGGGTGATCCTGACCCCCATCTACCTGCTGTCGATGTTGCGGCAGATTTTCTTTGGCCCGGAGAACAAAGAGCTCACCGAACACGAAGAATTGGTAGATGCTGAGCCACGCGAGGTGTTCATCATCGCCTGCCTGTTGATCCCCATCATCGGCATTGGGCTCTACCCCAAGCTGGTGACCAGCCTCTACGACCAATCCACCAACGCCTTGGTGGCGCTGCTGCGGCAGGAGCTGCCTCAAACTGGTGAGACGGTTGCCCAAGCTCCTGCCCTCTACAACAACTGA
- a CDS encoding isoaspartyl peptidase/L-asparaginase encodes MPQPKLIIHGGAGSALEGESSLEKVRGSLQQVVESTYELLLAGQSAEAAVMHACQLLEDDPLYNAGTGSVLQSDGQIRMSAALMNGATQSFSGVINVSRVQHPILMAQALQSSPDRVVAEQGAAELARELQLPVYDPATLKRVQEWVQLRQTHPPTRVLTALAMGTVGAVALDQQGQICAGTSTGGRGFERVGRVSDSATPAGTYASAAAGVSCTGVGEDILDESLAARIVIRVEDGLSLKAAMAKSFQEARQRRRSFGAIALSRSGEIAWDTTTDLLLAAYHDGQGIGLTI; translated from the coding sequence ATGCCTCAGCCCAAACTGATCATCCACGGCGGAGCCGGCAGCGCCCTGGAAGGGGAAAGCAGCCTGGAAAAAGTGAGGGGATCCCTGCAGCAGGTGGTGGAGAGCACCTACGAGCTGCTGTTGGCTGGGCAGAGTGCCGAGGCGGCGGTGATGCATGCCTGCCAGTTGCTGGAGGATGATCCGCTCTACAATGCCGGGACGGGGTCGGTCTTGCAATCGGATGGGCAAATCCGCATGAGCGCCGCTCTCATGAACGGGGCCACCCAGTCTTTTAGCGGGGTGATCAACGTCAGCCGAGTTCAGCATCCCATCCTCATGGCCCAGGCTCTGCAATCAAGCCCGGATCGCGTGGTGGCCGAACAAGGGGCAGCAGAGCTGGCGCGGGAGCTGCAGTTGCCGGTCTATGACCCGGCCACTCTCAAGCGGGTTCAAGAGTGGGTGCAGTTGCGTCAAACCCATCCCCCGACCAGGGTTCTCACTGCTCTGGCCATGGGCACGGTGGGGGCGGTGGCGCTGGATCAACAGGGGCAAATCTGTGCCGGCACCTCCACCGGCGGGCGGGGGTTTGAACGGGTGGGGCGAGTAAGCGATTCGGCCACTCCAGCGGGAACCTATGCCAGTGCGGCGGCGGGGGTCAGTTGTACTGGTGTCGGGGAAGATATTTTGGATGAGAGCTTGGCGGCGCGGATTGTGATTCGAGTGGAAGATGGCCTCAGCCTGAAGGCTGCCATGGCCAAGTCTTTTCAAGAGGCCCGCCAACGTCGCCGCTCCTTTGGGGCCATTGCTCTATCGCGCTCGGGCGAGATTGCTTGGGATACCACCACCGACCTACTGCTGGCCGCCTATCACGATGGGCAGGGGATCGGCTTGACGATCTAA
- a CDS encoding adenosine deaminase — protein sequence MALHAELHRHLGGSVVPRILWRYFHRQGSPVAERFPTYAEFEEFYTRPRNTLEDYLELHTLVEQVQTLETLPYFIYRLLRGAYVFEDLAYLEIRYTPYLRTDPSLDEAERLKQMRQVIETVGQASQQREYPIVTTQIVCLHSRLPSHINRAMVEAAAESEYVCAIDLAGGDKPYGERMDEWIELFKYALARGLKTTAHLYETLDGCYPQLLPYVSRIGHGIQIPLHYPELLPELARRGQCLEVCPTTYLKTGTLPSLEPLKIVFDRCFEAGVDIAICTDNAGLHNVRLPFEYENLLTHDIIDFEQLKHCQEAAFRHAFAWPYKGRPASLLSELQQGVSASLVAL from the coding sequence ATGGCACTTCACGCGGAGTTGCACCGTCATTTGGGCGGTTCGGTTGTCCCCCGAATTCTGTGGCGCTATTTTCACCGCCAGGGATCCCCTGTGGCAGAGCGCTTTCCCACCTATGCCGAGTTCGAGGAGTTCTACACCCGCCCGCGCAACACCCTCGAAGATTACCTGGAGCTGCACACGCTGGTGGAACAGGTGCAAACCCTGGAAACCCTGCCCTATTTTATCTACCGCCTGCTGCGGGGAGCCTACGTCTTTGAGGATCTGGCCTACCTGGAGATTCGCTACACTCCCTACCTACGCACGGATCCCAGCCTGGATGAGGCGGAGCGCCTCAAGCAGATGCGCCAGGTAATCGAGACGGTGGGGCAGGCCAGCCAGCAGCGGGAGTATCCCATCGTCACCACCCAGATCGTCTGTTTGCATTCACGCCTGCCCAGCCACATCAACCGGGCCATGGTGGAAGCTGCCGCTGAGTCGGAGTATGTGTGTGCCATCGACCTGGCCGGGGGAGACAAGCCCTACGGCGAACGGATGGACGAGTGGATTGAGCTGTTCAAGTATGCGCTGGCCCGCGGCCTGAAAACCACTGCCCACCTGTACGAAACTTTGGATGGCTGCTACCCACAGTTGCTGCCCTATGTCTCGCGGATCGGCCACGGCATTCAGATCCCCCTCCACTATCCAGAATTGCTGCCGGAGCTGGCGCGGCGAGGCCAATGCCTAGAAGTTTGTCCCACCACCTATCTAAAAACGGGAACCCTGCCCAGTTTGGAGCCCCTCAAGATTGTCTTTGACCGCTGCTTTGAGGCGGGGGTAGATATCGCCATCTGCACCGACAACGCCGGCTTGCACAATGTGCGGCTGCCGTTTGAGTACGAAAACCTGCTAACCCACGACATTATCGATTTCGAGCAGCTCAAACACTGCCAGGAAGCAGCCTTTCGTCACGCTTTTGCCTGGCCCTACAAGGGGCGTCCGGCCTCATTGTTGTCGGAGTTACAGCAGGGGGTATCTGCTTCTTTGGTGGCTCTCTGA
- a CDS encoding M55 family metallopeptidase has protein sequence MKVYISADIEGIAGISHWDEATIGQPGYEAFREQMTRAVIAACEGSLAAGATQITVKDAHDSGRNLIPERLPEPVQLIRGWSGHPYCMVQELDRSYDALLLIGYHARAGSAANPLAHTYTTEVSQIRLNGQAIAEFHLVSLTAAYEGVPVVFVAGDAEVCAEAKAYDAQIETVVTHKGMGQSVIAPHPQQVLRAIRQGVEGSLRRLPAYRPRPLPDHFQLEVDYKDPARAYRKSFYPGCRWIADSTVRLEVSEWFEVLRALEFIVLT, from the coding sequence ATGAAGGTCTATATCAGCGCCGATATCGAGGGGATCGCCGGCATCAGCCATTGGGATGAGGCCACCATCGGCCAGCCGGGTTACGAGGCATTCCGAGAGCAGATGACCCGAGCAGTGATCGCGGCTTGTGAGGGATCCCTGGCTGCCGGAGCCACGCAGATCACGGTCAAAGATGCCCATGACTCCGGGCGAAACCTCATCCCCGAACGGTTGCCGGAGCCGGTGCAACTCATCCGCGGCTGGAGCGGCCACCCCTACTGTATGGTGCAAGAGTTGGATCGCAGTTACGATGCCCTGCTCCTAATCGGCTATCATGCCCGCGCCGGATCTGCTGCCAACCCCCTCGCCCACACCTACACCACCGAAGTTAGCCAAATCCGGCTGAACGGCCAGGCCATCGCCGAGTTTCACCTGGTCAGCCTCACGGCTGCCTATGAGGGAGTCCCAGTTGTGTTTGTAGCCGGAGATGCGGAGGTGTGTGCTGAAGCAAAAGCTTATGACGCCCAAATCGAGACGGTGGTCACCCACAAAGGAATGGGCCAGTCGGTCATTGCGCCACATCCGCAGCAAGTTTTGCGGGCCATCCGCCAAGGTGTAGAGGGATCCCTGAGGCGGCTGCCGGCCTACCGGCCTCGCCCACTGCCGGATCACTTTCAATTGGAAGTGGACTACAAGGATCCCGCTCGCGCCTACCGCAAGTCTTTTTATCCCGGCTGCCGGTGGATTGCCGATTCCACGGTTCGGCTGGAAGTTTCCGAGTGGTTTGAGGTGTTGCGGGCTTTGGAGTTTATTGTGCTCACCTAG